A genome region from Gloeothece verrucosa PCC 7822 includes the following:
- a CDS encoding tyrosine-type recombinase/integrase, with the protein MGTRKLATAMELKLIQMWLHGKSPDSRRSYMRDIQDFLEFTHKPIEQITIADIIDWDSALALRYAPTSRKRKLAAIKSLFSFAHKNELISTNPGAAVPSPKTKDAISERILTEDEWERMLYAEPNRQHQLMLTLLYETRARVSEFCALKWKDIREKPDGAALVTLFGKGNKTRKVTITPQLWQVLKATKAADAKGDSPLFLNYRHKAYSTVQVWRIVKAAGERVGIYGVSPHWIRHTGATHQLINGSPLHLQQQELGHSGLNTTSKYLHILPGDYGAQYTKVKLPF; encoded by the coding sequence ATGGGGACGAGGAAGCTGGCAACAGCGATGGAGTTGAAACTGATACAGATGTGGCTACACGGCAAGTCTCCCGACTCCCGCCGCTCGTATATGCGCGACATTCAAGATTTTCTGGAGTTTACCCATAAACCCATCGAGCAAATTACTATCGCTGATATTATTGATTGGGATAGCGCTCTAGCCCTACGTTATGCCCCCACCTCCCGCAAGCGAAAACTGGCCGCTATCAAGTCTTTGTTTAGCTTTGCTCACAAAAATGAATTAATTTCAACCAATCCAGGGGCAGCAGTCCCCTCACCGAAAACCAAAGACGCGATCTCCGAAAGGATCTTGACTGAGGACGAATGGGAACGGATGCTATATGCTGAACCGAATCGTCAGCATCAATTAATGCTGACATTACTCTACGAGACTCGCGCTAGAGTTTCAGAATTTTGCGCTCTCAAGTGGAAAGACATCAGAGAAAAGCCGGATGGGGCGGCTCTAGTTACCTTATTCGGCAAGGGAAACAAAACCCGTAAAGTGACGATTACCCCTCAGTTGTGGCAAGTCCTGAAAGCGACCAAAGCCGCCGATGCTAAAGGAGATTCGCCCCTTTTCCTCAATTACAGGCATAAAGCTTACTCGACAGTTCAAGTATGGCGCATCGTCAAAGCTGCCGGAGAGAGGGTGGGAATATATGGGGTCAGCCCCCACTGGATTCGACACACAGGGGCAACACATCAATTAATCAATGGTAGCCCGCTTCACCTTCAGCAGCAAGAATTGGGACATTCTGGGTTAAACACGACCAGTAAATATTTACACATTTTGCCGGGGGATTATGGAGCGCAGTACACGAAAGTTAAGCTGCCATTTTAA
- a CDS encoding WD40 repeat domain-containing protein codes for MEQQEQELIKRLIELEKKFQALEKALEEGSHPWGMLKASRVVGGVIGEKLSMLNITSEQLVDLYQDCPQVLAAVAIKVSLMSQSYENPLAGEICLEKTGNGNYWVIGTEAENFWLVPKDTIKINAQMMKTVESLFKCEGYQASQTKEFTLIQAAQVSRSPDGEQWVLEELGILDFRDRSVGSQLREELTQMREERLQIGFQLKQLNQDFWYFKHELGQLIEMRPGEVDSLQEQLMIATQERDELKMKVEELQQQLMIVSKERLKLERKVEQLFELMSKSQPIPSQELEIEQEEQESEPSEDLSKKWKRVELVQTLEKHTDSVRTLAVGCWKESEETHRIIASGGYDNTIRLWNWQTGELIETVSVAARVNKLAISPIAPILVSGSDLRYLQVWDLLKDETKFLKRHSDRILAVVISPDGKTLASGGADKKLNIWNLPSGEFRQTLTEEDSAICCLAISSDGKILVSSNGNNTIKRWNLETGKLEKSLGTYMGLIWDLAISPAENILACGCRDRLVKVLNLTTGEMLHQLRGHSKEVYAVAFSPDGQTLASGSFDNTVKLWRVKTGELLCTLTGHQSDVYGVAFSPDGRFLVSGGRDKLIKIWKPMF; via the coding sequence ATGGAACAGCAAGAACAAGAATTAATTAAGCGGCTAATTGAGTTGGAAAAGAAATTTCAAGCCTTAGAAAAAGCCTTGGAAGAGGGGAGTCATCCTTGGGGGATGCTGAAAGCTTCCCGGGTCGTTGGAGGGGTTATTGGGGAAAAACTCTCTATGTTGAATATTACGAGCGAGCAGTTAGTGGATTTATATCAAGATTGTCCACAGGTGTTGGCAGCAGTAGCGATTAAAGTGTCTTTAATGTCACAGAGTTATGAGAACCCATTAGCAGGGGAGATTTGTCTGGAAAAAACGGGTAATGGCAATTATTGGGTAATTGGGACTGAAGCGGAGAACTTTTGGTTAGTTCCCAAGGATACGATTAAAATTAATGCTCAGATGATGAAAACGGTTGAATCTTTGTTTAAGTGTGAGGGGTATCAAGCTTCTCAGACGAAGGAGTTTACCTTGATTCAAGCGGCTCAAGTGTCGAGAAGTCCTGACGGGGAACAATGGGTTTTAGAAGAGTTAGGTATATTAGATTTTAGGGATAGGTCTGTGGGTTCCCAATTACGAGAAGAATTGACCCAGATGCGAGAAGAAAGATTACAAATTGGGTTTCAGTTGAAACAATTAAATCAAGATTTTTGGTATTTTAAGCATGAGTTAGGACAGTTAATAGAAATGCGACCAGGAGAAGTCGATTCGTTGCAGGAGCAGCTAATGATTGCCACCCAGGAGCGCGATGAACTTAAGATGAAGGTAGAAGAGTTGCAGCAGCAGCTAATGATTGTCAGCAAAGAGCGTCTAAAATTGGAGAGGAAGGTTGAGCAGTTGTTTGAATTGATGAGCAAGTCTCAACCTATCCCTTCACAAGAGCTAGAAATTGAGCAAGAAGAACAAGAATCAGAGCCTTCAGAAGACTTATCTAAAAAATGGAAAAGGGTGGAATTAGTGCAGACATTAGAGAAACATACAGATTCTGTGCGGACTTTGGCAGTTGGGTGTTGGAAGGAATCTGAGGAAACACATCGTATAATTGCTAGTGGTGGATATGATAATACGATTAGGCTGTGGAATTGGCAAACAGGAGAATTGATTGAAACTGTGTCTGTAGCTGCTAGAGTTAATAAGCTTGCCATTAGTCCTATTGCACCTATCCTGGTGAGTGGTAGCGACCTGCGTTATTTGCAAGTATGGGATCTGTTAAAGGATGAGACAAAATTTTTAAAGCGTCATTCTGACCGCATCCTTGCAGTGGTGATTAGTCCTGATGGAAAAACCTTAGCGAGTGGGGGAGCAGACAAAAAGCTGAATATTTGGAATTTGCCAAGTGGCGAATTTCGCCAGACACTGACAGAAGAGGATAGTGCGATTTGTTGTTTAGCGATTAGTTCGGATGGGAAAATTTTAGTCAGTAGTAATGGCAACAATACAATTAAGCGCTGGAATCTGGAGACGGGTAAGTTAGAGAAAAGTTTGGGTACATATATGGGGTTAATTTGGGATTTAGCTATCAGTCCGGCTGAGAATATATTAGCTTGTGGTTGTCGGGATAGGCTGGTTAAGGTGTTAAATTTAACTACGGGAGAAATGCTACATCAATTAAGGGGACATTCTAAAGAAGTTTATGCGGTAGCGTTTAGTCCTGATGGACAGACATTAGCGAGTGGAAGTTTCGATAATACGGTGAAGTTGTGGAGGGTAAAAACCGGTGAACTTTTATGTACATTAACCGGACATCAAAGTGATGTTTATGGGGTGGCGTTTAGTCCGGATGGGCGTTTTTTGGTAAGTGGGGGAAGGGATAAATTAATTAAGATTTGGAAACCGATGTTTTAA
- a CDS encoding RNA-guided endonuclease InsQ/TnpB family protein, which produces MLKVVKIRLYPDEQQRQSLEQSFGNCRWLWNYCLNLMNETYRDTGKGLSGYEVKKLIPQLKKEYEWLSLAYSACLQQVCLNLGVAFNNFFEKRAKYPRFKSKHGRQSIQYPQNVKVAEQSVTIPKIGEVEAIIHRPVEGKIKTVTVSRNCSGQYFASVLFEDGKEKPSTSSEGKAIGVDLGLAHFCITSDGSKYDNPRFLKKHEKNLKVKQQHLSRKQKGSNNRIKARKKVAKVHTKITNCREDFLHKLSRRIVNESQVVIVENLNVKGMMQNHKLAKAIHQVGWGLFCTMLKYKAEQDGKVYQEVDRFFPSSKTCHICLNQVGSLPLDVRTWTCEYCQAKHDRDVNAAINLRDEGLRILTGRINPGGFLQGQPLTSGTGDKACRPDVRRSNRGRKKSTTALSVG; this is translated from the coding sequence ATGCTCAAGGTCGTCAAAATAAGGCTGTATCCAGATGAACAACAACGGCAATCATTGGAGCAATCCTTTGGAAATTGTCGCTGGCTGTGGAATTATTGTCTTAATCTGATGAATGAGACGTATAGAGACACAGGAAAGGGCTTGTCTGGATATGAAGTCAAGAAGTTAATCCCTCAACTCAAAAAAGAGTACGAGTGGCTATCCTTGGCTTATTCTGCCTGTTTACAGCAGGTTTGTCTGAATCTAGGTGTGGCTTTCAATAATTTCTTTGAAAAAAGAGCCAAGTATCCTAGGTTTAAATCAAAGCACGGTAGGCAGTCAATACAATATCCTCAGAACGTTAAGGTGGCGGAGCAAAGTGTGACCATTCCTAAGATTGGAGAGGTTGAAGCAATTATTCATAGACCAGTTGAAGGGAAAATTAAGACTGTAACCGTATCAAGAAATTGCTCGGGTCAATACTTTGCTTCCGTGTTATTTGAAGATGGAAAAGAAAAGCCTTCAACATCTTCTGAAGGAAAAGCAATAGGGGTTGATTTAGGATTAGCCCATTTTTGTATAACGAGTGATGGGTCTAAATATGATAATCCTAGATTCCTAAAAAAACACGAAAAGAATTTAAAGGTTAAACAGCAACATTTATCTAGAAAGCAAAAAGGTTCTAATAATCGAATCAAGGCTAGAAAGAAAGTTGCAAAGGTACATACAAAAATTACTAACTGTCGTGAGGATTTTCTGCATAAACTATCACGTAGGATAGTTAACGAAAGTCAAGTTGTAATTGTAGAAAATCTTAATGTCAAAGGCATGATGCAGAATCATAAACTAGCCAAAGCTATACATCAAGTTGGTTGGGGTCTATTTTGTACCATGCTTAAATACAAAGCGGAACAAGACGGAAAAGTTTATCAAGAAGTAGATAGATTTTTTCCCAGTTCTAAGACTTGTCATATCTGCTTAAATCAAGTTGGCAGTTTACCGCTTGACGTAAGGACATGGACTTGTGAGTATTGCCAAGCCAAACACGATAGGGATGTAAACGCAGCGATTAACCTCAGAGACGAGGGACTACGAATTTTGACGGGGCGTATAAACCCTGGAGGTTTCCTCCAGGGACAGCCCCTCACCTCCGGGACGGGGGATAAAGCCTGTCGCCCAGATGTAAGACGCAGTAATCGAGGACGCAAGAAATCGACTACTGCGCTATCTGTTGGGTAG
- a CDS encoding toll/interleukin-1 receptor domain-containing protein: MKEKSSIQIFLAHASEDKPQVLELYNKLQDEGYKPWIDKEDLLPGQSWPEEIPKAIRNSDIFIACLSSTSVLKRGYIQREFRLALNFMAEMPAGQIYLIPLKLDECEVPDLQQVDYGIALKNIQWLDYWKPNGFERLLRTINNYFS; this comes from the coding sequence ATGAAGGAAAAATCAAGTATTCAGATCTTCTTGGCTCATGCCAGTGAGGATAAACCACAGGTGTTGGAGCTATATAACAAACTCCAAGATGAAGGCTACAAACCTTGGATAGATAAAGAAGACTTGCTACCAGGGCAAAGCTGGCCAGAAGAAATCCCCAAAGCTATCCGTAACAGCGATATATTTATTGCCTGTTTGTCCTCAACATCAGTTCTGAAGAGGGGGTATATACAGAGAGAGTTTAGATTAGCCTTGAATTTTATGGCAGAAATGCCAGCCGGACAAATTTACCTTATTCCTTTGAAGTTAGATGAGTGTGAAGTGCCAGATTTGCAGCAAGTCGACTATGGAATCGCGTTAAAAAATATCCAATGGTTGGATTACTGGAAACCAAATGGATTTGAAAGGTTGCTCAGAACTATAAACAATTATTTTTCTTAG
- a CDS encoding ABC transporter substrate-binding protein yields MNYNKKWTCDGIPKNPKYQGKGKSHSPVENRPNYPHCVDCGLPREAMIKPGGGGSKIGLMLGGATVILALGGVAAYGLRSQFVKPSSSSQCMVSGPNLETERVSSGERNLFSQNNINLDLKRGIEDFKLGNYETAAKFFEKAKEAARTDPEPKIYYNNALARYKKSPFKVAVVVPIDNKGTSAQEILRGVADAQEKFNQNGGAENRLLEVMIFNDGNDPQVAARIAQQISQDDTILGVIGHNSSEASQAALPCYQEKGIAMISPTSTSTSLKGNTFFRTVANDGVTAKVMGDYLTNDLNAKNIIIFYDSQSNYSKSLLQEIESQLPPAIIKDRIDINPPDFDVKANVDSSIQAGGDTAILLPSTETTSVAIRIAEEIKGRMKILGGDALYLPDTLIQGGNAVENMVVVAPVTPSDNYQTEANPSWGGQINWRTVAGFDATEALIEAIKNSPTNPTRQNIPTNLASINVNSEASGKALQFQEGERSSQPVLVIASKDAPAPKGAEFGFKPLSKP; encoded by the coding sequence ATGAATTATAATAAAAAATGGACTTGTGACGGAATTCCGAAAAATCCCAAATACCAAGGAAAAGGTAAGTCTCACTCTCCCGTTGAAAATCGTCCCAATTATCCCCATTGTGTTGATTGTGGGTTGCCACGAGAAGCTATGATAAAACCAGGAGGAGGAGGGTCTAAAATAGGGTTAATGCTAGGGGGAGCGACGGTTATTTTGGCTTTGGGGGGAGTGGCGGCTTATGGGTTGCGCTCTCAATTTGTGAAGCCTTCTAGTTCGAGTCAATGTATGGTTAGTGGACCCAACCTAGAAACGGAACGGGTTAGCAGTGGGGAACGAAACTTATTTTCTCAGAATAATATTAATTTAGATCTTAAGCGGGGGATTGAGGATTTTAAGCTGGGAAATTATGAAACGGCGGCAAAGTTTTTTGAAAAAGCAAAAGAAGCCGCTCGAACAGACCCTGAACCGAAAATTTATTATAATAATGCTTTAGCAAGGTATAAAAAATCTCCCTTTAAAGTAGCGGTTGTCGTACCCATTGATAATAAAGGCACTTCCGCCCAAGAAATTTTGCGGGGGGTAGCGGATGCTCAGGAAAAGTTCAATCAAAACGGGGGGGCAGAAAATCGCTTGTTGGAAGTAATGATTTTTAATGATGGAAATGACCCCCAGGTTGCCGCTAGAATTGCTCAACAAATTAGTCAGGATGATACAATTTTGGGGGTGATTGGGCATAATTCTAGTGAGGCTTCTCAGGCGGCATTGCCTTGCTATCAAGAGAAGGGGATAGCAATGATTTCTCCCACTTCTACCAGTACCTCTCTAAAAGGAAATACTTTTTTTCGGACAGTGGCCAATGATGGAGTTACGGCAAAGGTTATGGGTGATTACCTTACCAATGATTTAAATGCCAAAAATATTATTATTTTTTATGATTCTCAGAGTAATTATAGTAAAAGCCTTTTGCAGGAAATAGAAAGTCAATTACCCCCTGCGATAATTAAAGACCGGATAGATATTAATCCTCCTGATTTTGATGTTAAGGCAAATGTAGACAGCAGTATTCAGGCAGGAGGAGACACGGCAATTTTACTACCTAGTACGGAGACAACATCGGTAGCCATTAGAATTGCTGAGGAAATTAAGGGAAGAATGAAAATATTAGGGGGTGACGCGCTTTATCTCCCAGATACGTTAATTCAGGGAGGAAATGCCGTTGAGAATATGGTGGTGGTTGCACCCGTTACCCCTTCTGATAATTACCAAACCGAAGCAAACCCGTCTTGGGGAGGACAGATTAATTGGCGGACGGTGGCGGGTTTTGATGCAACTGAGGCATTGATTGAAGCGATTAAAAACAGTCCCACTAATCCAACTCGCCAAAATATTCCAACAAATTTAGCCTCTATCAACGTAAATTCTGAAGCTTCTGGGAAAGCGTTGCAGTTTCAGGAGGGAGAACGTTCTTCTCAACCGGTTTTGGTCATAGCGAGTAAAGATGCTCCGGCTCCAAAAGGTGCTGAATTTGGCTTTAAGCCCTTGTCTAAACCTTAG
- a CDS encoding toll/interleukin-1 receptor domain-containing protein: protein MTEKSSIQIFLAYAEEDREDVYELYEKLESKDYKPWLAPKDLKAGQIWPERISQAIRESSIFIACFSETSVKKQGYVQKELRQALNLMAGMPVGQIYFIPLKLNNCELPELLIPNIGYSLPDIHYIDYWTEDGFDLLLNSIQEQFPQKIDTSSLIPPIIQKIIAATNAGDFCYIFSSQFNHKEELLKDFKNELNSKPDEIIYKMVSQINFKSFLNKNTKYSLNDLDKDPRGLIKNNSDKKIFFILDFFEAEDNNSSLEKKIEYRKKVWLSLQLMYKKKRNQEYKNVSLVFLDTLPKSTETVNSNFENIILGWKISVQNSLYPKGEPITGLSAHLKREKNIHDWILSWTNGHPYLIQQLCQLVCSPEYQTNPNQKESNYIDELVKSEIIQPLTNRG from the coding sequence ATGACAGAAAAGTCAAGTATTCAAATTTTTTTGGCTTATGCCGAAGAAGACAGAGAGGATGTGTATGAATTATATGAAAAACTCGAAAGCAAAGACTACAAACCTTGGTTAGCACCGAAAGACTTAAAAGCAGGACAAATTTGGCCAGAAAGAATTTCCCAAGCAATTCGTGAAAGCAGTATATTTATTGCCTGTTTTTCTGAGACATCAGTTAAAAAACAAGGATACGTGCAGAAGGAGTTAAGGCAAGCTTTAAATCTTATGGCAGGAATGCCAGTCGGACAAATTTACTTTATTCCTTTAAAATTAAATAACTGTGAACTGCCAGAGTTACTAATACCAAATATAGGATATTCGTTACCTGATATTCATTATATTGATTACTGGACAGAAGATGGATTTGATCTGTTACTCAACTCAATTCAAGAACAGTTTCCTCAAAAAATTGATACTTCATCTCTCATACCTCCTATTATCCAGAAAATAATCGCCGCTACTAATGCTGGCGACTTTTGCTATATATTTAGCTCTCAATTTAATCATAAAGAAGAGCTTTTGAAAGACTTCAAAAATGAGTTGAACTCCAAGCCTGATGAAATTATTTATAAGATGGTTAGCCAAATTAATTTTAAAAGTTTTTTAAATAAAAACACTAAATATTCCTTAAACGATTTAGATAAAGACCCAAGAGGACTGATCAAGAACAATTCTGATAAAAAAATTTTTTTTATCCTTGATTTTTTTGAAGCAGAAGACAATAATTCTAGTTTAGAAAAAAAAATAGAATATCGAAAAAAAGTTTGGTTAAGTCTTCAATTAATGTATAAGAAGAAACGTAATCAAGAATATAAAAACGTTAGTCTAGTTTTTCTAGATACTCTCCCCAAATCAACAGAAACAGTAAATAGTAATTTTGAAAATATAATACTAGGATGGAAAATTTCTGTCCAAAATTCATTATATCCCAAAGGAGAACCTATTACAGGGCTATCAGCGCATTTGAAAAGGGAAAAAAATATTCACGACTGGATTTTGTCTTGGACGAATGGTCATCCCTATCTAATACAACAGCTTTGTCAACTCGTTTGTTCTCCCGAATATCAAACCAACCCCAATCAAAAAGAATCTAATTATATTGATGAGTTGGTTAAGTCAGAAATTATTCAACCTTTAACAAATAGAGGTTAA
- a CDS encoding WD40 repeat domain-containing protein — translation MFLQEYFDNLKKKLLFNDSPQQDSQFPDEYSQFQRLIIYQKVLLNPSSSHSINNSQNLESSKQYLIELGLVIDWESNLQIASRLHQEIINLTWIQEELKNNFIYNNISEWSSAISNLLNLLDQEEDLKSKIIDLVIDLITLNSNTVEGIEERIEEIIKSNIIGNWDNPQIPWGQNLLSNLITNLLLDNSEDKYRQFQRLIIYQKILNSSLPKAYPDTHPVYSAQEELIELNLVNRQEGDFLALTNPLNEKIVDANFIQENLIRNPFYQEIQKLSIKIPSSLDNLIEESINKLSETEPNKIPKLKSIITPPPNGWRILQQKLISCWNKFGQFIGKVRRRWRIFLGLFFMSLIIVIWIPPYNPFVNREMGNNATEARKSFPNNQLDSLISALQVGDQLESKYKKATNWSNYPTLTPIFALQYIFNNIYEKNYYKEHDSPVLTLSFSKDEKYLASGGDDGSIRIWDLELPTEQPFKNPPVLIDPKQINQGNLKSISFIPNTSPPIIVTGGNKGQNLKFWDISGKSRGEFFIDKYEHGEIGTISLSSDGKLLVTLLKLEAQNKNSVVQLARVSCNSKCHVEKIGNLPGDKFTTVSLSPKLNEQKYVIATANRENQVQWWTISEDNKILPLENYPIINTKERIQSIYFSANGQFLVTVDNKSGKVQLWELQKNLKSDSLDLGNSKNIRLSFVSLNINQRKIEYLATTGPSGKIKFYKVPASSDSQSNPLLTLDELNHDISDSSNPVSSISSSPQGKYLATGEESSTIRLWDLSNLKKYHETIFLDDEGTIKDLKIVQTQNGTQYLAYLIEKKDNKRDSSNSSTLELKKISDKNKMDLKNYSVNQISFFLDLDNDNQSPNNSRLMTVAYKDNKSVVSLMDFETASLKEYVVVDSNKITLIAGKDNFFITIYNDNKKAYLYQGKDLKNPKPLNNDFDNIINANFTPDGNKLVTIAENGQVKLWNLEQKILDKNWLSETGLKQISFSPDGKYILGLDEKGQVKIWSWPSF, via the coding sequence ATGTTTTTACAAGAGTATTTCGATAATCTTAAGAAGAAATTGTTGTTTAACGATTCTCCTCAGCAGGATTCTCAATTTCCTGATGAGTATTCTCAATTTCAACGGCTGATTATTTATCAAAAAGTTCTGCTCAACCCATCAAGCTCCCATTCAATCAATAACTCGCAAAACCTTGAATCATCCAAGCAATACCTAATTGAGCTTGGCTTAGTTATTGACTGGGAATCTAACTTACAAATTGCTAGTCGACTTCATCAAGAAATTATAAATTTAACTTGGATTCAAGAGGAATTAAAGAATAATTTTATTTATAATAATATCTCCGAATGGTCATCAGCCATTTCAAATTTGTTAAACTTACTAGATCAAGAAGAAGATTTAAAAAGTAAAATTATTGATTTAGTTATTGATCTAATTACACTAAATTCTAATACAGTAGAGGGCATTGAAGAGCGCATTGAAGAAATAATAAAATCAAATATTATTGGAAACTGGGACAATCCTCAAATACCTTGGGGACAGAATCTATTATCAAATTTAATAACCAATTTATTATTAGACAATTCAGAAGACAAATATCGACAATTCCAACGTCTCATAATCTATCAAAAAATTCTTAATTCTTCATTACCTAAAGCTTACCCTGATACTCATCCAGTTTACTCAGCCCAAGAAGAGTTAATTGAACTTAATTTAGTAAACCGACAAGAAGGGGATTTTTTAGCTTTAACCAATCCTTTAAATGAAAAAATAGTAGATGCAAATTTTATTCAAGAAAACTTAATCAGAAACCCTTTTTATCAAGAAATACAAAAATTGTCAATTAAAATTCCATCATCTTTAGACAATCTTATCGAAGAGTCCATTAATAAACTTTCAGAAACAGAGCCAAATAAAATTCCCAAACTTAAATCAATAATAACCCCTCCCCCGAATGGGTGGCGAATTTTACAACAAAAACTAATTTCATGCTGGAATAAATTTGGTCAATTTATTGGTAAAGTGAGAAGGCGCTGGAGAATATTTTTGGGGTTATTTTTTATGAGTTTAATAATAGTAATATGGATTCCTCCTTACAACCCTTTTGTCAATCGGGAAATGGGAAACAACGCAACTGAAGCTCGAAAATCTTTCCCAAATAATCAATTAGACTCCCTTATTTCAGCTTTACAGGTAGGTGATCAATTAGAATCAAAATATAAAAAAGCAACTAATTGGTCTAATTATCCCACTCTTACCCCTATATTTGCCCTTCAATATATTTTCAACAATATTTATGAAAAGAACTACTACAAGGAACATGATTCGCCTGTTTTAACCTTAAGTTTTAGCAAAGATGAGAAATATTTAGCATCAGGGGGTGATGATGGCTCAATCCGAATTTGGGATCTAGAACTGCCTACAGAACAACCATTTAAGAACCCCCCAGTCTTAATAGATCCAAAACAAATAAACCAAGGTAATCTTAAAAGTATTAGTTTTATTCCTAATACTAGCCCTCCTATAATTGTCACAGGAGGTAACAAAGGTCAAAACTTAAAATTTTGGGACATATCAGGAAAGTCTAGGGGGGAATTTTTTATCGATAAGTATGAACATGGAGAAATAGGAACAATCTCTTTAAGTTCTGACGGTAAACTCTTAGTAACCCTTTTAAAATTAGAGGCACAGAATAAAAACTCTGTAGTTCAATTGGCTAGAGTTTCCTGCAATTCAAAATGTCATGTAGAAAAGATTGGAAACTTACCAGGAGACAAATTTACCACTGTTAGCTTGAGTCCAAAATTAAATGAGCAAAAATATGTAATTGCTACGGCCAACAGAGAAAACCAAGTCCAATGGTGGACAATATCAGAGGATAATAAAATTCTTCCCTTAGAAAATTATCCTATAATTAATACAAAAGAAAGGATACAAAGCATCTATTTTTCCGCCAATGGACAATTCCTTGTTACTGTAGATAATAAATCAGGAAAAGTCCAATTATGGGAACTCCAAAAAAACTTAAAAAGTGATTCTTTAGACCTAGGTAATTCTAAAAATATTCGTTTAAGCTTTGTTTCGTTAAATATTAATCAACGAAAGATTGAATATTTAGCGACAACTGGTCCTAGTGGTAAAATTAAATTTTATAAAGTTCCTGCCTCTTCTGATAGCCAATCGAACCCATTACTAACTCTCGATGAATTGAATCATGATATCAGCGACTCCTCTAATCCTGTCAGTAGTATTAGTTCTAGTCCTCAAGGAAAATATCTCGCAACTGGGGAAGAATCTTCAACGATTCGACTTTGGGATTTATCTAATCTGAAAAAGTATCATGAGACGATTTTTCTTGATGATGAAGGAACTATTAAAGATCTTAAGATTGTTCAAACTCAAAACGGAACTCAATATCTTGCTTATTTAATAGAGAAAAAAGATAATAAACGAGATTCTTCCAACAGTTCAACTCTTGAATTGAAAAAAATAAGTGATAAAAATAAAATGGATTTAAAAAATTACTCTGTCAATCAAATCAGCTTTTTTCTAGATCTTGATAATGACAATCAGTCCCCAAATAATAGTCGGTTAATGACTGTCGCCTACAAAGATAACAAAAGTGTAGTTAGTCTTATGGATTTTGAAACAGCAAGCTTAAAAGAGTATGTTGTCGTTGATTCCAATAAGATAACTCTAATCGCTGGAAAAGACAACTTTTTTATAACGATCTACAACGACAATAAAAAAGCTTATCTTTATCAAGGGAAAGATTTAAAAAACCCAAAACCATTAAATAATGATTTTGATAATATTATAAATGCTAACTTTACCCCAGATGGAAACAAGCTAGTTACCATAGCAGAAAATGGTCAAGTTAAACTTTGGAATCTAGAACAAAAAATTCTCGATAAAAATTGGCTTTCTGAAACAGGACTAAAACAAATTAGCTTTAGTCCAGATGGCAAATATATCCTCGGCCTTGACGAAAAAGGGCAAGTAAAAATCTGGTCTTGGCCATCTTTTTAG